The following proteins are encoded in a genomic region of Mycoplasma sp. NEAQ87857:
- a CDS encoding ribonuclease HII produces the protein MLNYEKDNIKGITYIAGVDEVGRGCVCGPMVVCAVIMPKDLTNDLINDSKKLSPKKREFLYQWILDNAISYSIIELSSAIVDELNPKQCSRYGMQQAINLLDIKPELILTDFEKIDTPISQINLVKGDSVSFNIACASIVAKVYRDRIMEELALIYPKYHFEKHKGYLTKQHKLALQENKIIKHLYRFSYKPIQEMSKEKKWDI, from the coding sequence ATGTTAAATTATGAAAAAGATAACATAAAAGGTATAACTTATATTGCTGGAGTTGATGAAGTTGGTAGAGGTTGTGTTTGTGGTCCTATGGTTGTTTGTGCTGTAATTATGCCTAAAGATTTAACAAATGATTTAATTAATGACTCTAAAAAATTATCTCCTAAAAAGAGAGAATTTTTATATCAATGAATTTTAGATAATGCAATTAGTTATTCAATAATTGAATTAAGTTCTGCAATTGTTGATGAATTAAATCCTAAACAATGTTCAAGATACGGAATGCAACAAGCTATTAATTTATTAGATATTAAACCTGAGTTAATACTAACTGATTTTGAAAAAATTGATACACCTATCTCTCAAATTAATTTGGTTAAGGGTGATAGCGTTTCTTTTAATATAGCTTGTGCTAGTATTGTAGCTAAGGTTTATAGGGATAGAATTATGGAAGAACTTGCTCTTATATACCCTAAATATCATTTTGAAAAACATAAAGGATATTTAACTAAACAACATAAATTAGCACTTCAAGAAAATAAAATTATTAAACATTTGTATAGATTTTCTTATAAACCTATACAAGAAATGTCAAAGGAGAAAAAATGAGATATTTAA